A window of Choloepus didactylus isolate mChoDid1 chromosome 21, mChoDid1.pri, whole genome shotgun sequence contains these coding sequences:
- the LFNG gene encoding beta-1,3-N-acetylglucosaminyltransferase lunatic fringe isoform X2 produces MAVEYDRFIESGRKWFCHVDDDNYVNVRALLKLLGIYPHTQDVYLGKPSLDRPIQATERVSEDRVRPVHFWFATGGAGFCISRGLALKMSPWASGGHFMTTAERIRLPDDCTVGYIVEALLGVPLIRSSLFHSHLENLQQVPTSELHEQVTLSYGMFENKQNTVPVKGAFSVEADPSRFRSIHCLLYPDTPWCPHTAVL; encoded by the exons ATGGCCGTGGAGTACGACCGCTTCATCGAGTCGGGGCGCAA GTGGTTCTGCCACGTGGACGATGACAACTACGTGAACGTGCGGGCCCTGCTGAAGCTGCTGGGCATCTACCCCCACACCCAGGACGTGTACCTCGGCAAGCCCAGCCTCGACCGGCCCATCCAGGCCACTGAGAGGGTCAGCGAGGACAGGGTG CGCCCCGTCCACTTCTGGTTTGCCACTGGCGGAGCCGGCTTCTGCATCAGCCGGGGACTGGCCCTGAAGATGAGCCCGTGGGCCAG CGGGGGCCACTTCATGACCACGGCCGAGCGCATCCGCCTGCCGGACGACTGCACGGTCGGCTACATCGTGGAGGCCCTGCTGGGCGTCCCCCTCATCCGCAGCAGCCTCTTCCACTCCCACCTGGAGAACCTGCAGCAGGTGCCCACCTCCGAGCTCCACGAGCAG GTGACCCTGAGCTACGGCATGTTTGAGAACAAGCAGAACACCGTCCCCGTGAAGGGGGCCTTCTCGGTGGAGGCCGACCcgtccag GTTCCGCTCCATCCACTGCCTCCTGTACCCGGACACCCCCTGGTGTCCCCACACTGCCGTCCTCTAG
- the LFNG gene encoding beta-1,3-N-acetylglucosaminyltransferase lunatic fringe isoform X1, whose translation MLKRCGRRLLLALAGALLACLLVLTADPPPPPLPAERGRRALRSLAGPAGAARVGAAPAPAALAGEVHSLSEYFGLLTRARRDAGPPPGGAPRPADGPPRPPAEVLGPRDVFIAVKTTKKFHRARLDLLLETWISRHREMTFIFTDGEDEGLAGHPGHVINTNCSAAHSRQALSCKMAVEYDRFIESGRKWFCHVDDDNYVNVRALLKLLGIYPHTQDVYLGKPSLDRPIQATERVSEDRVRPVHFWFATGGAGFCISRGLALKMSPWASGGHFMTTAERIRLPDDCTVGYIVEALLGVPLIRSSLFHSHLENLQQVPTSELHEQVTLSYGMFENKQNTVPVKGAFSVEADPSRFRSIHCLLYPDTPWCPHTAVL comes from the exons ATGCTCAAGCGCTGCGGCCGGCGCCTGCTGCTGGCGCTGGCGGGCGCGCTGCTCGCCTGCCTGCTGGTGCTCACGGCCgacccgccgccgccgcccctgCCCGCCGAGCGCGGCCGCCGCGCGCTGCGCAGCCTGGCGGGCCCCGCGGGGGCGGCCCGGGTGGGGGCGGCCCCGGCGCCCGCGGCGCTGGCCGGAGAGGTGCACAGCCTGTCGGAGTACTTCGGCCTGCTGACTCGCGCGCGCAGAGACGCGGGCCCGCCGCCCGGGGGCGCGCCCCGCCCCGCCGACGGCCCCCCGCGGCCCCCCGCCGAGGTGCTCGGGCCCCGCGACGTCTTCATCGCGGTCAAGACCACCAAGAAGTTTCACCGCGCGCGCCTCGACCTGCTGCTCGAGACCTGGATCTCGCGCCACCGGGAGATG ACGTTCATCTTCACCGACGGGGAGGACGAAGGGCTGGCCGGGCACCCAG GCCACGTCATCAACACCAACTGCTCGGCAGCACACAGCCGCCAGGCACTGTCCTGCAAGATGGCCGTGGAGTACGACCGCTTCATCGAGTCGGGGCGCAA GTGGTTCTGCCACGTGGACGATGACAACTACGTGAACGTGCGGGCCCTGCTGAAGCTGCTGGGCATCTACCCCCACACCCAGGACGTGTACCTCGGCAAGCCCAGCCTCGACCGGCCCATCCAGGCCACTGAGAGGGTCAGCGAGGACAGGGTG CGCCCCGTCCACTTCTGGTTTGCCACTGGCGGAGCCGGCTTCTGCATCAGCCGGGGACTGGCCCTGAAGATGAGCCCGTGGGCCAG CGGGGGCCACTTCATGACCACGGCCGAGCGCATCCGCCTGCCGGACGACTGCACGGTCGGCTACATCGTGGAGGCCCTGCTGGGCGTCCCCCTCATCCGCAGCAGCCTCTTCCACTCCCACCTGGAGAACCTGCAGCAGGTGCCCACCTCCGAGCTCCACGAGCAG GTGACCCTGAGCTACGGCATGTTTGAGAACAAGCAGAACACCGTCCCCGTGAAGGGGGCCTTCTCGGTGGAGGCCGACCcgtccag GTTCCGCTCCATCCACTGCCTCCTGTACCCGGACACCCCCTGGTGTCCCCACACTGCCGTCCTCTAG
- the TTYH3 gene encoding protein tweety homolog 3 isoform X1: MAGVSYAAPWWVSLLHRLPHLDLHWEPTSSRFRPQDRDYQQALLLLGAAALACLALDLLVLLVYSFWLCCRRPAREPPDSDCCGTAWCVVVATLVCSAGIAVGFYGNGETSDGIHRATYSLRHANRTVAGAQDRVWDTAVALNRTAEPSLQSLERQWAGRPEPLRAVQRLRGLLGTLLSCTATIPFWRNPAVSLDGLAEHVDLYDWYRWLAYLGVLLLDVLICLLVLVGLIRSSKGILVGVCLLGVLALIVSWGALGLELAVSVGSSDFCVDPDSYVSKMVEEYSVLSADVLQYYLACTPHTANPFQQKLSCSHKALVEVQDVVAELLQAAPREYPAAKDHLLRVQEVLNGTEVNLQQLTALVDCRSLHLDYVQALTGFCYDGVEGLIYLVLFSFATALMFSSLVCSIPHTWQQKRGADEDGEDEAAPGPRQAHDSLYRVHMPSLYSCGSSYGSETSVPAAAHTVSNAPVTEYMSQSANFQNPRCENTPLIGRESPPPSRYLAALDPGSHMGWQLRPPDGARTLRWPCPERQYTSSMRAKYLATSQPRPDSSGSGH, translated from the exons GCACTGCTCCTGCTGGGCGCCGCCGCGCTGGCCTGCCTGGCGCTGGACCTCCTCGTGCTGCTCGTCTACTCCTTCTGGCTGTGCTGCCGCCGCCCGGCCCGCGAGCCCCCTGACTCCGACTGCTGCGGCACGGCCTGGTGCGTCGTCGTCGCCACGCTCGTCTGCAG CGCCGGCATCGCCGTGGGTTTCTACGGCAACGGGGAGACCAGCGACGGCATCCACCGGGCCACCTACTCGCTGCGCCACGCCAACCGCACGGTGGCCGGCGCCCAGGACCGT GTGTGGGACACGGCGGTGGCCCTGAACCGCACGGCGGAGCCGAGCCTGCAGAGCCTGGAGCGGCAGTGGGCCGGGCGGCCAGAGCCCCTGCGGGCCGTGCAGCGGCTCCGGGGCCTGCTGGGGACGCTGCTGAGCTGCACGGCCACCATCCCCTTCTGGAGGAACCCGGCCGTGTCGCTGGACGGGCTGGCCGAGCACGTGGATCTCTACGACTGGTACAG GTGGCTGGCCTACCTGGGTGTGCTGCTGCTGGACGTCCTCATCTGCCTGCTGGTGCTGGTGGGCCTCATCCGCAGCTCCAAGGGCATCCTGGTGGG GGTGTGCCTGCTGGGGGTGCTGGCCCTGATCGTCAGCTGGGGTGCACTGGGCTTGGAGCTGGCCGTGTCGGTG GGCTCCAGCGACTTCTGCGTGGACCCTGACAGCTACGTGAGCAAGATGGTGGAGGAGTACTCGGTGCTCAGCGCGG ACGTCCTGCAGTACTATCTGGCCTGCACGCCCCACACTGCCAACCCCTTCCAGCAG AAGCTGTCGTGCAGCCACAAGGCGCTGGTGGAGGTGCAGGACGTGGTGGCCGAGCTCCTGCAGGCCGCCCCGCGCGAGTACCCTGCTGCCAAG GACCACCTGCTCCGCGTCCAGGAGGTGCTGAACGGCACGGAGGTGAACCTGCAGCAGCTCACGGCCCTGGTGGACTGCCGCAGCCTGCACCTG GACTATGTGCAGGCCCTGACCGGCTTCTGCTACGACGGCGTCGAGGGCCTCATCTACCTGGTTCTCTTCTCCTTCGCCACCGCGCTCATGTTCAGCTCCCTCGTCTGCAGCATCCCGCACACCTGGCAGCAGAAGAG AGGCGCCGATGAGGACGGCGAGGACGAGGCGGCCCCCGGGCCCCGGCAGGCCCACGACAGCCTGTACCGCGTCCACATGCCCAGCCTGTACAGCTGTGGCAGCAGCTACGGCAGCGAGACGAGCGTCCCGGCCGCAGCACACACCGTCAGCAACGCCCCGGTCACCGAGTACAT GAGCCAGAGCGCAAATTTCCAGAACCCTCGCTGTGAGAACACCCCCCTCATCGGGCGTGAGTCCCCGCCGCCTTCA CGCTACCTGGCGGCCCTGGACCCTGGCAGCCACATGGGCTGGCAGCTTAGGCCCCCGGACGGCGCCCGAACGCTGCGGTGGCCGTGCCCCGAGCGACAG TACACCTCCAGCATGAGAGCCAAATACCTCGCCACCAGCCAGCCTCGCCCCGACTCCAGTGGCAGCGGGCACTAG
- the TTYH3 gene encoding protein tweety homolog 3 isoform X2 produces MAGVSYAAPWWVSLLHRLPHLDLHWEPTSSRFRPQDRDYQQALLLLGAAALACLALDLLVLLVYSFWLCCRRPAREPPDSDCCGTAWCVVVATLVCSAGIAVGFYGNGETSDGIHRATYSLRHANRTVAGAQDRVWDTAVALNRTAEPSLQSLERQWAGRPEPLRAVQRLRGLLGTLLSCTATIPFWRNPAVSLDGLAEHVDLYDWYRWLAYLGVLLLDVLICLLVLVGLIRSSKGILVGVCLLGVLALIVSWGALGLELAVSVGSSDFCVDPDSYVSKMVEEYSVLSADVLQYYLACTPHTANPFQQKLSCSHKALVEVQDVVAELLQAAPREYPAAKDHLLRVQEVLNGTEVNLQQLTALVDCRSLHLDYVQALTGFCYDGVEGLIYLVLFSFATALMFSSLVCSIPHTWQQKRGADEDGEDEAAPGPRQAHDSLYRVHMPSLYSCGSSYGSETSVPAAAHTVSNAPVTEYMSQSANFQNPRCENTPLIGRESPPPSYTSSMRAKYLATSQPRPDSSGSGH; encoded by the exons GCACTGCTCCTGCTGGGCGCCGCCGCGCTGGCCTGCCTGGCGCTGGACCTCCTCGTGCTGCTCGTCTACTCCTTCTGGCTGTGCTGCCGCCGCCCGGCCCGCGAGCCCCCTGACTCCGACTGCTGCGGCACGGCCTGGTGCGTCGTCGTCGCCACGCTCGTCTGCAG CGCCGGCATCGCCGTGGGTTTCTACGGCAACGGGGAGACCAGCGACGGCATCCACCGGGCCACCTACTCGCTGCGCCACGCCAACCGCACGGTGGCCGGCGCCCAGGACCGT GTGTGGGACACGGCGGTGGCCCTGAACCGCACGGCGGAGCCGAGCCTGCAGAGCCTGGAGCGGCAGTGGGCCGGGCGGCCAGAGCCCCTGCGGGCCGTGCAGCGGCTCCGGGGCCTGCTGGGGACGCTGCTGAGCTGCACGGCCACCATCCCCTTCTGGAGGAACCCGGCCGTGTCGCTGGACGGGCTGGCCGAGCACGTGGATCTCTACGACTGGTACAG GTGGCTGGCCTACCTGGGTGTGCTGCTGCTGGACGTCCTCATCTGCCTGCTGGTGCTGGTGGGCCTCATCCGCAGCTCCAAGGGCATCCTGGTGGG GGTGTGCCTGCTGGGGGTGCTGGCCCTGATCGTCAGCTGGGGTGCACTGGGCTTGGAGCTGGCCGTGTCGGTG GGCTCCAGCGACTTCTGCGTGGACCCTGACAGCTACGTGAGCAAGATGGTGGAGGAGTACTCGGTGCTCAGCGCGG ACGTCCTGCAGTACTATCTGGCCTGCACGCCCCACACTGCCAACCCCTTCCAGCAG AAGCTGTCGTGCAGCCACAAGGCGCTGGTGGAGGTGCAGGACGTGGTGGCCGAGCTCCTGCAGGCCGCCCCGCGCGAGTACCCTGCTGCCAAG GACCACCTGCTCCGCGTCCAGGAGGTGCTGAACGGCACGGAGGTGAACCTGCAGCAGCTCACGGCCCTGGTGGACTGCCGCAGCCTGCACCTG GACTATGTGCAGGCCCTGACCGGCTTCTGCTACGACGGCGTCGAGGGCCTCATCTACCTGGTTCTCTTCTCCTTCGCCACCGCGCTCATGTTCAGCTCCCTCGTCTGCAGCATCCCGCACACCTGGCAGCAGAAGAG AGGCGCCGATGAGGACGGCGAGGACGAGGCGGCCCCCGGGCCCCGGCAGGCCCACGACAGCCTGTACCGCGTCCACATGCCCAGCCTGTACAGCTGTGGCAGCAGCTACGGCAGCGAGACGAGCGTCCCGGCCGCAGCACACACCGTCAGCAACGCCCCGGTCACCGAGTACAT GAGCCAGAGCGCAAATTTCCAGAACCCTCGCTGTGAGAACACCCCCCTCATCGGGCGTGAGTCCCCGCCGCCTTCA TACACCTCCAGCATGAGAGCCAAATACCTCGCCACCAGCCAGCCTCGCCCCGACTCCAGTGGCAGCGGGCACTAG